In Microbacterium terrisoli, the genomic stretch GCGCGTATCATTGGTTGGGTGTGCGCTCATGCGCGCTCTGTGTTGCGCCTCGGTGCAGGACGAGCGAGCGGGAGCGGCACAGCTCAGGGACCGACCTGCGAACAGGTCACCCCCACGGCATATCCACCACACAACAGTACGTCGCACTCGTGGCGTGCCGGTGGGTCCATGTCTGTCTGCAGCAAGCGCATCGCAAGATCCGGGATGCCGCGGACGGAACACGATCGCTGTCACCGTGCAGCACAACACAGAAGGAAGAACGTGCCAACCATTCAGCAGTTGGTTCGCAAGGGGCGCTCGCCGAAGGTCAACAAGACCAAGGCTCCCGCACTGAAGTCGAACCCGCAGCAGGCCGGCGTCTGCACCCGCGTCTACACGACGACCCCGAAGAAGCCGAACTCGGCGATGCGCAAGGTCGCTCGTGTCAAGCTCCGCAACGGCACCGAGGTCACCGCCTACATCCCCGGCGAGGGCCACAACCTGCAGGAGCACTCGCTCGTGCTCGTCCGCGGCGGTCGTGTGAAGGACCTCCCCGGTGTGCGCTACAAGATCGTCCGCGGTGCCCTGGACACCCAGGCCGTCAAGAACCGTAAGCAGGCTCGTTCCCGCTACGGCGCGAAGAAGGGTTGAGTTAGATGCCTCGTAAGGGTCCCGCCCCCAAGCGCCCTGTCGTCAATGACCCGGTCTACGGTGCGCCCGTCGTGTCGCAGCTGGTCAACAAGATCCTCGTCGACGGCAAGAAGTCGCTGGCCGAGTCGATCGTCTACGGCGCCCTGCAGGGCGTCGAGGCCAAGAACGGCCAGGATGCCGTCGCCACGCTGAAGAAGGCGCTCGACAACGTCCGCCCCACCCTCGAGGTCAAGAGCCGCCGCGTCGGCGGTTCGACCTACCAGGTGCCGGTCGAGGTCAAGCCGCACCGTGCGAACACGCTGGCGTTGCGCTGGCTCGTGAGCTACGCCAAGGGTCGTCGCGAGAAGACCATGACCGAGCGCCTGCAGAACGAGATTCTGGATGCCTCGAACGGCCTGGGTGCCGCGGTCAAGCGCCGCGAAGACACTCACAAGATGGCCGAGTCGAACCGCGCGTTCGCTCACTACCGCTGGTAAATACCCCCGGTCGTTGAGCGAGGGCCGACAGCCCGAGTCGAAACGTGTTTCGACTCGCGGCTGCGCCGCTCGCTCAACGACCGAGACAGATAAGGAAGACACCCCGTGGCACAAGACGTGCTCACCGACCTCAAGAAGGTCCGCAACATCGGCATCATGGCGCACATCGATGCCGGCAAGACGACGACGACCGAGCGCATCCTGTTCTACACGGGCGTCAACCACAAGATCGGTGAGACGCACGACGGTGCGGCCACGACCGACTGGATGGAGCAGGAGCAGGAGCGCGGCATCACCATCACCTCCGCCGCGGTGACCTGCTTCTGGAACGGCACCCAGATCAACATCATCGACACGCCCGGCCACGTCGACTTCACGGTCGAGGTCGAGCGGTCGCTGCGCGTGCTCGACGGCGCGGTCGCCGTGTTCGACGGCAAGGAGGGCGTGGAGCCCCAGTCCGAGACCGTGTGGCGTCAGGCCGACAAGTACGACGTGCCCCGCATCTGCTTCGTCAACAAGATGGACAAGCTGGGCGCCGACTTCTACTTCACGGTCTCCACGATCGTGAACCGTCTGAAGGCCAAGCCCCTCGTGCTGCAGCTGCCCATCGGAGCCGAGAGCGACTTCGTCGGCGTCGTCGATCTGGTCGAGATGCGTGCGCTGGTGTGGCCGGGTGATTCCAAGGGTGACGTGACCATGGGCGCCCACTACGAGGTGGAAGAGATTCCCGCCGACCTTCAGGCCAAGGCCGAGGAGTACCGCCAGCAGCTGCTGGAGACGGTCGCCGAGTCCGACGAGCACCTGCTCGAGAAGTACTTCGGCGGCGAGGAGCTCACGGTCGCCGAGATCAAGGGCGCGATCCGCAAGCTCACCGTCGCAGGCGACCTGTACCCGGTGCTGTGCGGTTCGGCATTCAAGAACCGCGGCGTGCAGCCCATGCTCGACGCGGTCGTGGACTACCTGCCCTCGCCCGAGGACGTGCCCGCCATCGAGGCGCACGACCCCAAGGACGAAGAGAAGGTCATCGAGCGCCACCCCAGCAGTGATGAGCCGTTCGCGGCGCTGGCGTTCAAGATCGCGGTGCACCCGTTCTTCGGGCGTCTCACGTACGTGCGCGTGTACTCGGGTCATCTCGACTCGGGCGCGCAGGTGCTCAACGCGACCAAGGGCAAGAAGGAGCGCATCGGAAAGATCTTCCAGATGCACGCCAACAAGGAGAATCCGGTCGACCACGTCACCGCCGGCCACATCTACGCCGTCATCGGCCTGAAGGACACCACCACCGGTGACACCCTGGCAGATCTGGCAGCCCCGGTGGTGTTGGAGTCCATGACCTTCCCCGAGCCCGTGCTTGAAGTGGCCATCGAGCCCAAGACCAAGGCCGACCAGGAGAAGCTGGGCGTTGCGATCCAGAAGCTGGCCGAAGAGGACCCGACGTTCCGCGTCGAGCAGAACTCCGAGACCGGTCAGACCGTCATCAAGGGCATGGGCGAGCTGCACCTCGACATCATCGTGGACCGCATGAAGCGCGAGTTCAAGGTCGAGGCCAACGTCGGCAAGCCCCAGGTCGCGTACCGCGAGACGATCCGCAAGGCCGTCGACCGTCACGACTACACCCACAAGAAGCAGACCGGTGGTTCCGGTCAGTTCGCGAAGATCCAGTTCGCGCTCGAGCCGCTGGAGGTCACGGCCGAGAAGACGTACGAGTTCGTGAACAAGGTCACCGGTGGCCGCATCCCGCGCGAGTACATCGAGCCGACCAACCAGGGCTTCCAGGACGCCATGCAGGTCGGCGTGCTGGCCGGCTATCCCATGGTGGGCGTGAAGGCGACACTGCTGGACGGTGCGTCGCACGACGTCGACTCGTCCGAGATGGCGTTCAAGATCGCCGGTTCGATGGGCTTCAAGGAGGCCGTCCGCAAGGCGAACCCGGTCATCCTCGAGCCGCTCATGGCCGTCGAGGTGCGCACGCCCGAGGAGTACATGGGTGACGTCATCGGCGACCTGAACAGCCGCCGCGGACAGATTCAGGCGATGGAGGACGCGCAGGGCGTGAAGGTCGTGCGCGCGCTCGTCCCGCTGTCGGAGATGTTCGGCTACATCGGTGATCTGCGCTCGAAGACCTCGGGCCGCGCCGTCTACTCGATGGAGTTCGACAGCTACGCAGAGGTCCCCAAGGCTGTGTCCGAGGAGATCGTCCAGAAGACCAAGGGCGAGTGATCGTCCGCCCCGGTCGTTGAGCGAGGGCCGCAGGCCCGAGTCGGAACGCGTTTCGTCTCGCTTCGCTCGCTCAACGACCGGGACCGCTTCATAACTTCACACATATCAACCGAACCCTCTCTACTACACTGAGAGACATCCCCGTAGCGAGCCGGTCGCAATCCAGTGCCCGGAATCTCTACACGACCGTCCTGAGGAGGACCCAGTGGCTAAGGCCAAGTTCGAGCGGACCAAGCCGCACGTGAACATCGGAACGATCGGTCACGTGGACCACGGCAAGACCACGCTCTCTGCCGCGATCTCGAAGGTGCTCGCTGACAAGTACCCGTCGGACGTCAACGTCGTCCGTGACTTCTCTTCGATCGACTCGGCTCCCGAGGAGCGCCAGCGCGGCATCACGATCAACATCTCGCACATCGAGTACGAGACCCCGAAGCGTCACTACGCTCACGTGGACGCCCCGGGCCACGCTGACTACGTCAAGAACATGATCACCGGTGCCGCTCAGATGGACGGCGCGATCCTCGTGGTCGCCGCCACCGACGGCCCGATGGCGCAGACCCGTGAGCACGTTCTGCTCGCCAAGCAGGTCGGCGTGCCGTACCTGCTGGTCGCGCTGAACAAGTCCGACATGGTCGACGACGAGGAGATCCTGGAGCTCGTCGAGCTCGAGGTCCGCGAGCTGCTGTCGAGCCAGGGCTTCCCCGGCGACGACGCTCCGGTCATCCGCGTCTCGGCGCTG encodes the following:
- the rpsL gene encoding 30S ribosomal protein S12, which encodes MPTIQQLVRKGRSPKVNKTKAPALKSNPQQAGVCTRVYTTTPKKPNSAMRKVARVKLRNGTEVTAYIPGEGHNLQEHSLVLVRGGRVKDLPGVRYKIVRGALDTQAVKNRKQARSRYGAKKG
- the rpsG gene encoding 30S ribosomal protein S7, which encodes MPRKGPAPKRPVVNDPVYGAPVVSQLVNKILVDGKKSLAESIVYGALQGVEAKNGQDAVATLKKALDNVRPTLEVKSRRVGGSTYQVPVEVKPHRANTLALRWLVSYAKGRREKTMTERLQNEILDASNGLGAAVKRREDTHKMAESNRAFAHYRW
- the fusA gene encoding elongation factor G, yielding MAQDVLTDLKKVRNIGIMAHIDAGKTTTTERILFYTGVNHKIGETHDGAATTDWMEQEQERGITITSAAVTCFWNGTQINIIDTPGHVDFTVEVERSLRVLDGAVAVFDGKEGVEPQSETVWRQADKYDVPRICFVNKMDKLGADFYFTVSTIVNRLKAKPLVLQLPIGAESDFVGVVDLVEMRALVWPGDSKGDVTMGAHYEVEEIPADLQAKAEEYRQQLLETVAESDEHLLEKYFGGEELTVAEIKGAIRKLTVAGDLYPVLCGSAFKNRGVQPMLDAVVDYLPSPEDVPAIEAHDPKDEEKVIERHPSSDEPFAALAFKIAVHPFFGRLTYVRVYSGHLDSGAQVLNATKGKKERIGKIFQMHANKENPVDHVTAGHIYAVIGLKDTTTGDTLADLAAPVVLESMTFPEPVLEVAIEPKTKADQEKLGVAIQKLAEEDPTFRVEQNSETGQTVIKGMGELHLDIIVDRMKREFKVEANVGKPQVAYRETIRKAVDRHDYTHKKQTGGSGQFAKIQFALEPLEVTAEKTYEFVNKVTGGRIPREYIEPTNQGFQDAMQVGVLAGYPMVGVKATLLDGASHDVDSSEMAFKIAGSMGFKEAVRKANPVILEPLMAVEVRTPEEYMGDVIGDLNSRRGQIQAMEDAQGVKVVRALVPLSEMFGYIGDLRSKTSGRAVYSMEFDSYAEVPKAVSEEIVQKTKGE